A genomic region of Kribbella sp. NBC_00382 contains the following coding sequences:
- a CDS encoding glycosyltransferase family 4 protein: MRIGLLLAESRGGIGQHVASLVPRFLEAGHEVVVCAPPGTAEHFDFGDATVVVQAAGLRGCDVIHAHGYRAGTAALRDRANLRPLVVTWHNAILTTGPRGVVMRLGQRLVARGADLTLGASSDLVELAKSLGARKVQLAPVAAPALPEARTPAAEVREALGVGDGPLVLSVGRLAPQKDYPTLLSVAATVASQRSDAVFVVVGDGPLKDNLQARIDAEELPVRLLGHRSDVADLLGAADVFLLTSHWEARALVLQEAVLAGVPVVATAVGGVPELVGDSAVLAAPGDAAALAAGVQEVFSDPDKAAAMRTDGLKLAAEWPDEDEVAKNLLDIYAGLVATTG, translated from the coding sequence ATGAGGATCGGCTTGCTGCTGGCGGAGTCCCGGGGTGGGATCGGGCAGCACGTCGCTTCACTGGTGCCGCGCTTCCTCGAGGCCGGCCACGAGGTTGTCGTCTGCGCCCCACCCGGTACCGCCGAACACTTCGACTTCGGCGACGCGACTGTCGTAGTACAGGCTGCTGGGTTGCGTGGCTGCGACGTGATCCACGCACACGGCTACCGAGCCGGTACTGCGGCGCTGCGCGACCGGGCCAACCTCCGCCCGCTAGTGGTGACCTGGCACAACGCCATCCTGACCACTGGGCCGCGTGGAGTCGTCATGCGACTCGGGCAGCGCCTGGTGGCTCGTGGAGCCGACCTGACTCTAGGAGCGTCTAGCGACCTCGTGGAGCTCGCCAAGTCGCTGGGCGCCCGAAAGGTGCAGTTGGCGCCGGTAGCGGCTCCAGCACTACCAGAGGCTCGTACGCCGGCCGCGGAGGTCCGCGAAGCCCTGGGCGTGGGGGACGGGCCACTGGTGCTCTCGGTTGGGCGGCTGGCCCCGCAGAAGGACTACCCGACCCTGTTGTCGGTTGCGGCGACCGTGGCGTCTCAGCGCTCAGACGCCGTCTTCGTGGTGGTGGGGGACGGGCCGCTCAAGGACAACCTGCAGGCGCGGATCGACGCGGAGGAGCTCCCGGTACGGCTGCTCGGCCATCGGAGCGACGTGGCTGACCTGCTGGGTGCGGCTGACGTGTTCCTGCTGACCTCGCACTGGGAGGCACGGGCTCTGGTGCTTCAGGAGGCGGTTCTGGCAGGCGTTCCGGTCGTGGCGACGGCGGTGGGCGGCGTACCGGAGTTGGTGGGGGACAGCGCGGTACTGGCCGCTCCGGGGGACGCGGCGGCGCTCGCGGCCGGAGTACAGGAAGTTTTTTCTGATCCGGACAAGGCGGCCGCTATGCGGACAGATGGCCTGAAATTAGCCGCGGAGTGGCCGGACGAAGACGAGGTCGCAAAGAATCTGCTCGACATCTACGCGGGTCTCGTCGCGACCACCGGCTGA